The Brachyhypopomus gauderio isolate BG-103 chromosome 7, BGAUD_0.2, whole genome shotgun sequence genome has a window encoding:
- the mrm1 gene encoding rRNA methyltransferase 1, mitochondrial isoform X1, translating into MLKTACKCAGVLRNYRYSAKEMLLIDISSGGTQHAPYHSTQTFLWPRDTGFKASVRVRHNPFTFSGNHSRTTVFPSTKRSQREPVTPPPLERRSGNRVSSELRKLSVEDFQNASSAKHLQGRRKDRASHAHLGTDKQDEMVFGVAPCLLALSQRRRKPTRLFVKRAEGQPREAVQKVCEAALTRGVPIQHVTKRDLEKMTGAVVHQGVCLQASPLGFVTEEKPTRPQHGSHPLPLWVVLDGVQDPMNLGSILRSAYFLGVDRVASSIRNSCPLTPVVSKASSGVMEVMEVYGYNNLSDVIKVKLGQGWQAIGTVGLGEASAGASVVPCSDFQMSKPTLLLMGGEGCGLSPDLRELCDVLLTIRPRRDLHHAVDSLNVSVATGILLHSLLSSRAVAA; encoded by the exons ATGTTGAAAACAGCTTGCAAGTGCGCCGGTGTTCTAAGAAATTACAGATATTCAGCTAAGGAGATGTTATTAATAGACATTTCCTCAGGTGGTACACAACATGCTCCTTATCACTCCACCCAAACTTTTCTCTGGCCCAGAGACACTGGTTTTAAAGCATCTGTGCGTGTGAGACATAATCCTTTCACATTCTCTGGTAATCATTCAAGGACTACTGTATTTCCATCCACAAAAAGATCGCAAAGAGAGCCTgtgacacctcctcctctcgAGAGGAGGTCTGGGAACAGAGTGTCCTCCGAACTCCGCAAGCTCAGTGTGGAAGACTTTCAGAATGCATCATCTGCGAAGCATCTGCAGGGCAGGCGAAAGGACAGGGCATCGCACGCCCATCTCGGGACAGACAAGCAGGACGAGATGGTGTTCGGCGTGGCCCCTTGCCTGCTAGCCTTGAGTCAGCGCCGACGCAAGCCCACTAGGCTCTTTGTGAAGAGAGCTGAGGGGCAGCCGAGGGAGGCTGTGCAGAAGGTTTGCGAGGCGGCTCTGACGCGCGGGGTTCCCATTCAACACGTCACCAAGAGGGACCTGGAGAAGATGACCGGAGCCGTGGTCCACCAGGGGGTGTGTCTTCAGGCCAGCCCCCTAGGCTTCGTCACCGAGGAGAAGCCCACAAGGCCTCAGCACGGCAGTCATCCCCTCCCACTATGGGTGGTCCTGGATGGAGTGCAGGATCCAATGAACCTCGGTTCCATTCTCCGTTCCGCCTATTTTCTCGGAGTGGACAGAGTAGCTAGTAGCATTCGGAACAG TTGCCCACTAACTCCGGTGGTGAGCAAAGCCAGTTCAGGTGTGATGGAGGTCATGGAAGTGTACGGCTACAATAACTTGTCTGACGTAATAAAG GTGAAACTTGGCCAGGGGTGGCAGGCGATCGGCACCGTGGGGCTGGGGGAGGCCAGCGCCGGCGCCTCCGTGGTTCCCTGCTCCGACTTCCAGATGTCCAAACCCACACTGCTACTTATGG GTGGCGAGGGTTGCGGCCTGTCTCCGGACCTGCGGGAGCTGTGTGACGTCCTGCTCACCATTCGTCCCCGACGAGACCTGCACCATGCCGTCGACTCACTTAACGTCTCCGTAGCCACAG GAATCCTcctacactctctcctctcgtcTCGCGCTGTTGCCGCCTGA
- the mrm1 gene encoding rRNA methyltransferase 1, mitochondrial isoform X2 — protein sequence MVFGVAPCLLALSQRRRKPTRLFVKRAEGQPREAVQKVCEAALTRGVPIQHVTKRDLEKMTGAVVHQGVCLQASPLGFVTEEKPTRPQHGSHPLPLWVVLDGVQDPMNLGSILRSAYFLGVDRVASSIRNSCPLTPVVSKASSGVMEVMEVYGYNNLSDVIKVKLGQGWQAIGTVGLGEASAGASVVPCSDFQMSKPTLLLMGGEGCGLSPDLRELCDVLLTIRPRRDLHHAVDSLNVSVATGILLHSLLSSRAVAA from the exons ATGGTGTTCGGCGTGGCCCCTTGCCTGCTAGCCTTGAGTCAGCGCCGACGCAAGCCCACTAGGCTCTTTGTGAAGAGAGCTGAGGGGCAGCCGAGGGAGGCTGTGCAGAAGGTTTGCGAGGCGGCTCTGACGCGCGGGGTTCCCATTCAACACGTCACCAAGAGGGACCTGGAGAAGATGACCGGAGCCGTGGTCCACCAGGGGGTGTGTCTTCAGGCCAGCCCCCTAGGCTTCGTCACCGAGGAGAAGCCCACAAGGCCTCAGCACGGCAGTCATCCCCTCCCACTATGGGTGGTCCTGGATGGAGTGCAGGATCCAATGAACCTCGGTTCCATTCTCCGTTCCGCCTATTTTCTCGGAGTGGACAGAGTAGCTAGTAGCATTCGGAACAG TTGCCCACTAACTCCGGTGGTGAGCAAAGCCAGTTCAGGTGTGATGGAGGTCATGGAAGTGTACGGCTACAATAACTTGTCTGACGTAATAAAG GTGAAACTTGGCCAGGGGTGGCAGGCGATCGGCACCGTGGGGCTGGGGGAGGCCAGCGCCGGCGCCTCCGTGGTTCCCTGCTCCGACTTCCAGATGTCCAAACCCACACTGCTACTTATGG GTGGCGAGGGTTGCGGCCTGTCTCCGGACCTGCGGGAGCTGTGTGACGTCCTGCTCACCATTCGTCCCCGACGAGACCTGCACCATGCCGTCGACTCACTTAACGTCTCCGTAGCCACAG GAATCCTcctacactctctcctctcgtcTCGCGCTGTTGCCGCCTGA